The following DNA comes from Gloeomargarita sp. SKYB120.
GCTCTGGATTCCTGCGACCGACCAATACACCTATCCCGATGTGATGGTAACACCACGCCCCCCGGAATTAAGACCAGGTCGCACGGATACCGTCATGAATCCTATCTGCGTGGCCGAAATCCTTTCTGAATCAACGGAAGGCTATGACCGCGGCGACAAATTTAGCGCCTACCGAACCATTCCTACCTTCCAAGAATACCTTTTGATTGCGCAGGATAAAGTCCAGGTCGAACACTTTATCAAACAAACGCAGAACGAGTGGCTGTTCGAGGAATATAAGCATCTCTCGGATGTAG
Coding sequences within:
- a CDS encoding Uma2 family endonuclease → MVTVAKKTYTPDEYFAWESQAQIRHEYRRGDMIPLPGGTPTHNEIMRMLVFLLTASLRQKPYCIFVSDQRLWIPATDQYTYPDVMVTPRPPELRPGRTDTVMNPICVAEILSESTEGYDRGDKFSAYRTIPTFQEYLLIAQDKVQVEHFIKQTQNEWLFEEYKHLSDVVMLNSLEVRLSLAELYETVEFLENS